The following nucleotide sequence is from Stigmatopora argus isolate UIUO_Sarg chromosome 18, RoL_Sarg_1.0, whole genome shotgun sequence.
tgaattatgaaaaaaatattaaataatttggCTTCAAAATTGATAACAAGGACAAGATGAGTCATTTTGAATCAAATCAATGCATTTGATTGCTTGTAATCAACAAGatagaaaaaatgacattaggTTTTCAACTTTTTGACACAACTAGCTTTCAAATGATATGTTATAAATTTATTGAgataatattttaatatagtttgtgtattttatttaaaaatgaccaattaTTGCATTTGTATGGGTGGTTTATTAGAATATCCTGTTACAGTAGTggttaaatagtttttttatgaCAATATTATCACATATTGGCAATAATGCATGTGACAATATATCACCTACTTAAATTTGTTATTCCAACCTGAGTGTTGACTTGCCAGATCGTGagcctgtaaaaaaataaaaacaaaaaaataacacgatTTGACAAATTGCATTCCTTTTGAAAAGTACTAATATTACcataaaaatatacacaagCAGTATAGCACCccgattttcttttaaatgaccACCTAGAATACATCGAAGGAGATATTGTCGACATGGTCGTTTTCGTCATCCTGTGgattaaaaagaaatttaatGCACAGTCATGGTAACCACAACAAAAACTATGGACCCATTTTTTTAACACCCGCACCTCTTTGCAGTTGAAATACGCTTCCTCTTCATCACTGCTACTGCTGATTACTATGTGCTCGTCGTCTTCAGAATCCTACGACACAATAGACGTCAGTGATTCTATTTCATATTCATTTACGGGCAATTAATTGTAcatttatcgccgtcaatggcagggaatgagttTAAAGTGCTTGGGAAACACTCACTGAAGGCCTGGTATCCTTCTGTGTGTTTTTAAGTTTCTGCAatcgaaaaaaaatcataaaattaacacaaatatttaaaaaaatacaataaaaaaaattgataaaatataaatattgaaataataatatatttgaaaaataccATGCATTTCAGACTTGTATACGTTGTACCACAGTATATAATTAGCATTAGCCACAGAATGCATAATGTAAAATAATGCCAatctaaacaaacaaaaataaaagaaaaattgtccaaaaataaTCCAGTAAAAAACAATAAGGATAAAATCATGACCTACTGTCAGATAATCCTTGGACTTCTCTTTGTAATCTTGCTTCATCTGCAAGAAGCAAATACAACACGGACCAAACTTACTATTTAGCTCACTTGAAAAGCCTaactttattatatttattaacattctTATAAAGCCATGAAAaagcacatatataaataaatgacattttactatctgaaaattaaaatcaaaatgaatacaCATGATGAACAGCCTCCACAACTAAAATGTTGCATGCTTACTTGAAAACAGCGCGTAGCAAAAGTACGTTTCTCCGCGTCATTTAACTGGTGCCAACGTTGGGCCCAGGCGCGGACGTAGTCCTTTTTGGGGATCCCCTGCATGGAACCCACTTGCTCTTTGCAGAATAAGTTATAACCACTCCTAGAAAAAGAATAGAAAGCAGAATAAGCTCATGATTCACCTCATTGACCGTTGATGACGGCAAAAGtgcaaatagattggacgactATCGCCGTCTACGACAGAGTTCATGAAAAACTGATTTTGCATGATTTACATGGGGGGCTTCAGAGGTGGGGCGCCGTCCGTCGAGTCCGGGCAAGTCATTTCCTTTTCACTCTAGAAGTAAACGCATCCATTTCAATCACAAGACGATGACGGCGCATCCTTACAGGCAGTCGTCGACTTTTGACCACATTTGCAGACCGACAGATCGGTCTTAAACTTTATATAGATCGGGTTTATTTCCATGCTGACTCAACACTGCAGACACCTGACGCAGCAGTTTTGATGATACTATGGTGAAGATGATGCAAGCTGAATTTTGAACAgcacacaccccaaaaaaacgcCAGTtaattggtcattttttacatatGAAAAGCCCTTGAGTGGGTGCAGCAGTATTGACAGATTGGGAGAACTTCCCGCCAAACTGAGTAGGTTATATTTACAGTGTGATTGTTTTGGAGTCTTtgtgatctggcaaccctgagGTGCCCTTGAGTAGGTGCAGCAGTATTGACAGATTGGGAGAACTTCCTGCTAAACTGAGTAGGTTATATTTACAGTGTGATTGTTTTGTAGTCTTAgtgatctggcaaccctgagGTGCAGCGTgccatttgaaattaaagttgcCTCATCTCCTAATTAGCCTTTTAAGATGCAAACAACTATCATACGCAACACTCGCACCGCCATGAATCATGCTTGCGGTCGTAAAGTCGAACAGACGTAACTCGCATAGGTCGTAAATTGACGACTGCCTGTATTGGTGTATTCTCGGCGTTTTTCGGGGTTACCGCGTTCAGGCCGTCTTTTGCCTTCTTCCTGCAGCACAAATGGAgtccatttttcaaaacagcACATACTGTATATTCATTTGCACGATTTGATAATATGCATGTTAATACCTCAATTTAGTGTATTCCGCATGCGCACGATGGTATTTTTCTACGTAGGGAGCCTGTGATTAAGGGAAAAAGAGTGAAATTGCATTCGATAGAAGAGAAATTGAAACTCGGAGCACCTTTTCTTCCTCGGTCAAGGCTTTGTATTTGTCTGTGATTAATGCGAAGAGCTTCTTGCGACTGAAGTCGGGGTGCAGCTCTTGATATTTGGAGAAGTTCTCGTTGTAAAAGATTAATTTTGGATGGCCGGGTCGTTTTGGAGGCTGCAAATCCGCCTGAAATACAGATTGATCACAATGAATGGCTATAAGGCAGCCACAATGAATTGAGTCGATTATCAGATTAATCAACATGTTTTAACCTCTTAACCCTCGAAGGGACATCCATCACCCCAGTGGacagataccgtattttctcgcaaataagccatgtttgtaaaaaaaaaaaagatgactgattCAAGGGTactgcttatatgcgcacaaaagctatactttttttcaccaatagatgtcggcaaattaacatttattctttgttggttattttgtgttttgcagtaagaaaacaaccaatactggatctcagaaatactacgtgagatgatttttcttaagattttcccttcaaagtaacacatttgcactccctattaaaaccatgaatacggagGTGAAAAATGTGAATCAGCGGGAAACTTATATgctagaaatggtaaaattcaaatattttaaggcaattttaagggtgcttaTGCGCGTGGGCGTCTTATATGCGATTACATACGGTATTTAAAAGTTGATGCTCAAGAGATTGAACCTTATTCATATaaagcaagtgactatttttggtctataaaaatgtttttgttatcaCTCAGGACCTTTTACAggaacagtttttatttttgatcgTTTGAAAATACTTAAATATTAGCAATTATCTTTATATCATTCTTTATTATGAATCAACATTGTATTTTCATAGTACTTTTTCATTGTGAGTTTAAATTGATACAATGTGAATAAAAAGTGCattaatgagattaaaatgaataagtgtATTCCAGTCTAGAGTTGTTTTTGGGGTCAAACTGCAGCATGCCAGTGACGGCAATAGTTGGGCATCTGCTATATAAATAACAATGGGGGGGAAACATCCAAAGTAAAATAGAAAAGAGCGAATGGTGtttataacaacaataataaacatTCAAGCGGCTTACCTTTCGTGACAAATCTTGCCACTTTTCCAGACAATCTTTAGCTGAAAAAGGAGGGAATGCCACTTTTTCCCAGTTGATCGCGTTGACGCCATTCGACAACGCttttgtttgatgttttttcaaGATTCTTTTCACAACATATCGAAGCCTCGCAAGACTCTCATCAGTCCacgctttaaaacaaaaataaatcaaaatgctAACGTTAGGCGTACAGAGTTTTGAGTTTATTTTACAGGACGTACCGTTCTCCATTCGTCTTCTGTCGAGTCTTCGTTAGAATTACTACTTCGTTGACCTTACAGGTCAAAAGCAGTTAtaaattgagtgtttttgtttcttttgaaattAATATCTTTAAAACGTCTCTgcgtatgtaaaaaaaaataaaagcagtggGATAACAACATCGTTACCACGGGAACATGTGCATTATGTTAGGGTAGATTCTTTTCCGGGAGGGTGACCAATCAGATACGAGATTTTCTTCTTTGTTCTTTGTTATGATGCGACAGTCGCTGAAGTGTGAAAATTAACATTGCCCTCTAGCGTTCAACTTTAATACCTACGCCAACTGCTAATGTAGTAAGAGTGGAAacttctatatttatttattttagattatATTTGGCTAATATTTTTGGACTTGCGTTTTACgctaatatacatttatagttattttttcactagtaatatttttttaatttagaaaatCGAAAATATCTGATTGAACTAGACGTTAGATGTACAATCCATCACTAATGGAGTTAGAAAGTttgatgagggggaaaaaatggatggCTTTACTATATGTTCTtgttaaagaaagaaaacaatccatAACATGTTTTCCTAAATTTCagcattttatttacttttagtAAAACATTAAAGTCTTTTTACGGGGTCAAAAAAGGCACCAATGGGCAgcaaaaaataagacaaatttGATTTGCCACATAGAAATATTTAACAGTAAGAAATCATGTGTACCCAATTTTGAATGGAAATACAatcattttcaaatttaaatttgagtcataattcaatatttttgttcaaaagtgGCCAGTTTTTATGCCTACAATGGCATCTGAGTTTCCCAATAGACATCCTGTCCGGGCTCCTCCTCAAATGTCACTTTAGCGTCGTCTGCATCCaactgaaaaacaaatattccaaattattatttgttgacaaaaatagCTCCGGAGTTGCCCATTTGTTTTCATGTAGGcaataattgaataatttaaaaattaaaaaccttTCTCCTACAGTCGCCAAATTCAAAATattgaataattattttttaagatatttaaaaacaaccactactacaccatcaggtggcttcaaattatgttgtttttcttgatTTGGTGTCATACCTTGAAAAAGTTTTATTACATATGAAAGTATTGGACACCaatgtcagatatttaaaaaaaacacacaaatgcctgaactgggaaaatactgttaaatatgcagatgccaccttagtttacaaaatcttccataacaaagctcctcctccactgcaagattttgtaaaaatttccaacacatcaacaagggctgactctagagcagtgtttcccaactagtcatacaatgtaatattcagagagaaatgaatatgaatataacaaaattaaaattgaagtattacaaggttaaaatcaaaacatgctGAACGTTAAATTACAGATTAGTATACTATAACCAACCTTGtgtgggcttcctgtgtgtggttccagttttatctaggtctatattgtcttttcctgtgtctgtgcttggtACTAATACAAACTaaatttcccgaacacgggatgaatGAAAATtcatctaacctaatctaatctagcaAGATTCCAATAGTGAAACAGTCATttagttgcttatttttctctaacatgaaccggaagttgtttggtttctagggaatcaacttttggcgacatcatgtctgtgtgagcacaacattttttgtgtAATATTAGATTGAAGtgatatttggaaaaaaactactaaaatgcaattaaaattatgacttatttgaagttgtttagggtccgcagacatcaacttttggtgacattaggtcagtgtgaaaaatttgatttttgaataattttggAGCTTTATGTGATCCTGCTGATAAAACCTTGACATTAAACATGGCTGTCAATGGTAGCTTTTCTATGCAATTGGAGATAACGAGCGTCCAATCAGGAGACGGCAACCACTTACACATTTCATCTCCAGCTCCGTGAAGAGACGACCGGTCATGAACATGCGTAAAGGAATGGTAAGGATGAGAATGAACGGGAGAGCGAGGGAAGCCGGGCTGGATTTGATAATCCACAGGAGTGCCAAACACACAATCTGGATGACGGTGAACAAATGCATCCTCGCCGTGCTCACCTGCCATCAAAGCGGAACGTGAAAAACCCGCCGTGGTTTTTTACGCCGGCAACGGGCGACTCTTACTTTGGTGGCGTACGGCTCGTTTGGGTGGTATTTTTTGGGGATGAGAAGAAGTAGCATTCGATCCCAGAGTTGAATCCCGTTAAGTGAGGTGACGCCCATGTAAAGGAAGATCCCGAACAAGGCCGACATGGGGATCAACTTCAGGATGGGTTCCATTAGAATGGACACACCTTCAAACATAAATGAGAGGGTAAAACCTGGTTCTGTTAGGACTGAGCGCTCGCTACAAATCATGATCAGTACTTGAATTTTGgcaaacttgtttttgttttagacgtatatattattttcaaaactgTAAAACAGCGAAGCACTGACAGTAACGAACAGtcgtagaagaaaaaaataccaaaaaggaTTTGTGGCTGTAACTTATTTTATGGCAGGCATTTGTGCGTGTCAATTGTTTGAGTTATCGACATGATGCtaattttttgtgtattttattggAAGCTTTTTTCCGCTTTTTCTATATTTGCTCATTCATTTGTGGACTtcttgtgtgtggctccagtttttttttacctaggtctacaatgtcttctgtgtctgtgtctgtcttgctactgcaaccaagaaatttcccaaatacgggatgaaataaagttccaaccaaccaattttctgaaccgcttcaggggggtgctggagcctatcccagctgactgaaaccctgaattggtggccagccaattgcagggcaaaaacattaacatatttcattttaaagtttGCTCATTGCTGATTACTATTTCAATCATGACTGATTTTTCCAAAGTGGTTCCTTCAATGAATTAAatcattatatctaaaatgattgaCATATTTTATTGCCAATCGCAAAATACGTGCAGGCACCACAATACTACTTTTAGATGTCAAATGGGGGAcgcaaaatattgtgatgttgatcgcaagtttgagacccccaATGTAATTAAAAgatttgagaaaaaataattataatttgtGGGTGAAAGGGTAAAATACCAATCAGTGGAAtctaccaaatttcttttggaTTTCAATCTCGCTGATGAAAATCGCCCAAGTCAACTTTCTTACCGACCATGAGCGCTACGACGATCCCGCTAACCCTCTGCTCCAGCACCTTCTCGATCACGGGTTTGGTTCCTTTGCTCATGACGGTCAGAGCGTTGGCGTGCGTGACGGAGCGCACCGTGGCGGCGCTGAGCCACGGCACCCCAAAGATGGCGCTGATCCCGCCCATGGCCACCAGGATCAGAAGGTCAAAGTGGAAGCCCGAGCCTTTGGCCATCTTTCGCTCGGGTTTGCTCACAATCAACCTGGCGAGGGGCGAGAATATTTCCTTAGAGGGCAAGGGTATAACTTTATGGCGGTGAGCGATAAGAACTACGTTGTGATTTGGGATTCCAAGAAGATGAGAATGAAGACGAGCAAGGCCGGAATGCAGGAAGCAAAAATCATCCACACGGGGAAGGGGGTGTGCTCGCCAAACGGGTTGATGAGCCAGCCTCGCTTGGAAGGATTCGACACCATCAGACCTTTCGGGACCACCAGTTTCTATGTGCACAATTCAAATTGCATTagtaaaagaaaattaaaaagcattttcatCAAGGCTGAAtggatcccaggtcggtcctcctgtgtggagtttgcatgttctccccagccttgcgtaggtttcctccgggGTACTTCGAAAAACAAGAATATAGGTAgaatagtaggctggttggatactctaaagcaggggtgtcagactcgggttgattcgggtgccgctttaacatcaacttgatttcacgtgggcggaccattttagatataatatttagattattttttttataaatggattaaaagaactggattcaaagccctgaaaattcagttttttatagatctaaaacaatgtttattttagcttttttaaatatatttttagatgatttttgaactaaaaacacagaaaaaaatgattaaaaaattacaattattgatttaaaagggggaaaatccggaaatttaatatacatctctactcttcattttaatttgcccctaaaacagaaagtcggcactcatgatttactttcccaggccacagaaaatgatgcggtgggccagatttggcccccgggccgccactttgacacatgtgctctaaagtatgagtgtgagcctgaaaGGTAgttcgtctcctcgtgccctgcgattggctggccaccgattcagggtgtcccccgccttatGTTtgaagccagctgggataggctccagcacccctgcgacccttgcgaTGCGAGGATAaacggttaagaaaatgaataatctGCTGATGTCCTTATCCCAGCTCAATTCTTGGCCAACCGTATTTAAGTAATGTATGCAAGCTAATTGAAAATAGCAACGCATACAGTATCATTTAAACAGACACCATAATTCCTTCCAACatcaataataatgattacacAGCAGTTTCAAAGGTTGAAACCAAAAGTAACGAGAATTAGCGGATGATTAAATATCTTCACATTTGAGCTAGAATATGTATAACACAGTTCTACTTCTGTTTACACTGAATAGTTTTAGGTTGCAACGACACTTGATGAATTTACTATTTATGGCAGGTCAGTCTATTATCACTTCAAAATAAAGTGAGTGTGGGGGAAGATGTTATAATTcacatacattttcaccaattcattaaaaatatattctatCGTAGCTTACTGATATATAAAACGGCCCGTAtcgtgatatttttttccatatcgcACAACACCATGTGATGGTAGAATATGACAATAACTAGCGGGGCAAAGTATTCGTAATTTTATTTCAAGCGGTCTTTCCGAGTTCTACCAAATTTCACTTCAATGGCTTTCACTGGCAGCTAATAATTCACAAACAGCCCGTTTTTAAACCGTCATTCAATCAGGGATCACACCAACCTGAGTGTAGGTATCACCAATACTGTAGTCCACGACAATCATGAGGAAAATAGCGATGGGCACGCCAAAGTCACCCAACATGCGCCTGACCTACGAGAACAAAAGGAATTGAACCCCACATAACTTCTTCGATTCCAAACAGTAACAATAGCAACCTACCTTTCCGGGC
It contains:
- the LOC144092764 gene encoding nucleolar transcription factor 1-like; its protein translation is MENAWTDESLARLRYVVKRILKKHQTKALSNGVNAINWEKVAFPPFSAKDCLEKWQDLSRKADLQPPKRPGHPKLIFYNENFSKYQELHPDFSRKKLFALITDKYKALTEEEKAPYVEKYHRAHAEYTKLRKKAKDGLNASEKEMTCPDSTDGAPPLKPPMSGYNLFCKEQVGSMQGIPKKDYVRAWAQRWHQLNDAEKRTFATRCFQMKQDYKEKSKDYLTKLKNTQKDTRPSDSEDDEHIVISSSSDEEEAYFNCKEDDENDHVDNISFDVF